Proteins from a genomic interval of Hemicordylus capensis ecotype Gifberg chromosome 14, rHemCap1.1.pri, whole genome shotgun sequence:
- the LOC128337027 gene encoding uncharacterized protein LOC128337027 isoform X6, which produces MLKALWWCLFPKRNAKVAAATPGPSIDLPKDPIAEADCMKVEQQWRKIQILAEKDSQDMLVILQYFGYFWHNTEEEPQCFQQKFCKATMNLIEAASASRDGIAILTSIMLTVYKIGQVQPLGENVERCLLQKVLSSFAEVEADSPSECSQPVRKKAAEALQIVLRGWLREDSTTRHLRGLAKILDGWIHHLEHGWVRELCFSASSALLRYASTMPQIDMEWVRMTIAMPLFSNFQREKWRIHEGDLRGWGGEEGNAVSWEGHGLRKPLSLPKVLIWPRNQKLRRGAAGGGGRRRKRYINLINKQVVLTTHPSHQ; this is translated from the exons AT GCTGAAGGCCCTTTGGTGGTGCCTTTTCCCCAAAAGGAATGCCAaggttgctgctgctactccggGACCATCCATCGACCTGCCCAAAG ACCCCATCGCGGAGGCCGACTGCATGAAGGTGGAGCAGCAGTGGCGGAAGATACAGATACTTGCAGAGAAG GACTCACAGGACATGCTGGTGATCCTGCAGTATTTTGGATATTTTTGGCATAACACCGAGGAAGAGCCCCAGTGTTTCCAGCAGAAGTTCTGCAAGGCCACCATG AACCTGATCGAGGCCGCTTCTGCCAGTAGAGATGGCATAGCCATTTTGACCTCCATCATGTTGACTGTCTACAAAATAGG GCAGGTCCAGCCTCTGGGGGAAAACGTGGAGCGCTGCCTCCTCCAGAAAGTCCTGAGCAGTTTCGCCGAGGTGGAAGCAGACAGTCCCAGTGAGTGCAGCCAG cCTGTCAGGAAAAAAGCCGCCGAAGCATTGCAGATCGTGCTGAGAGGCTGGCTGAGAGAGGACTCCACCACCAGGCACCTGCGCGGCCTGGCTAAG ATCCTCGATGGCTGGATCCACCACCTGGAACACGGGTGGGTGCGAGAACTTTGCTTCTCCGCCAGCTCCGCACTCCTGCGGTACGCCAGCACCATGCCTCAGATCGAT ATGGAGTGGGTGCGGATGACCATCGCGATGCCGCTCTTCAGTAATTTCCAGCGAGAGAAATGGCGCATACATGAAGGTGACCTCCGTGGCTGGGGAGGCGAGGAGGGCAACGCTGTGTCCTGGGAAGGGCACGGCCTCAGGAAACCCCTCTCCCTTCCTAAGGTCCTCAT atGGCCTCGTAATCAAAAACTTagaagaggagcagcaggaggaggaggaagaagaagaaagcgctatataaatctgataaataaacaagttgttctg ACCACGCACCCCAGTCATCAATAG
- the LOC128337027 gene encoding uncharacterized protein LOC128337027 isoform X2, with amino-acid sequence MIRGLEHLPYEAEGPLVVPFPQKECQGCCCYSGTIHRPAQSSPESEGGFGEAPFAEGLSIFLSSLVRVVHTDPIAEADCMKVEQQWRKIQILAEKDSQDMLVILQYFGYFWHNTEEEPQCFQQKFCKATMNLIEAASASRDGIAILTSIMLTVYKIGQVQPLGENVERCLLQKVLSSFAEVEADSPSECSQPVRKKAAEALQIVLRGWLREDSTTRHLRGLAKILDGWIHHLEHGWVRELCFSASSALLRYASTMPQIDMEWVRMTIAMPLFSNFQREKWRIHEGDLRGWGGEEGNAVSWEGHGLRKPLSLPKVLIWPRNQKLRRGAAGGGGRRRKRYINLINKQVVLTTHPSHQ; translated from the exons atgatcaggggcctggagcaccttccttatgag GCTGAAGGCCCTTTGGTGGTGCCTTTTCCCCAAAAGGAATGCCAaggttgctgctgctactccggGACCATCCATCGACCTGCCCAAAG CTCTCCAGAGTCTGAAGGCGGCTTTGGTGAGGCCCCTTTTGCAGAAGGGCTCTCCATCTTCCTGTCCTCTCTCGTGCGTGTCGTCCACACAGACCCCATCGCGGAGGCCGACTGCATGAAGGTGGAGCAGCAGTGGCGGAAGATACAGATACTTGCAGAGAAG GACTCACAGGACATGCTGGTGATCCTGCAGTATTTTGGATATTTTTGGCATAACACCGAGGAAGAGCCCCAGTGTTTCCAGCAGAAGTTCTGCAAGGCCACCATG AACCTGATCGAGGCCGCTTCTGCCAGTAGAGATGGCATAGCCATTTTGACCTCCATCATGTTGACTGTCTACAAAATAGG GCAGGTCCAGCCTCTGGGGGAAAACGTGGAGCGCTGCCTCCTCCAGAAAGTCCTGAGCAGTTTCGCCGAGGTGGAAGCAGACAGTCCCAGTGAGTGCAGCCAG cCTGTCAGGAAAAAAGCCGCCGAAGCATTGCAGATCGTGCTGAGAGGCTGGCTGAGAGAGGACTCCACCACCAGGCACCTGCGCGGCCTGGCTAAG ATCCTCGATGGCTGGATCCACCACCTGGAACACGGGTGGGTGCGAGAACTTTGCTTCTCCGCCAGCTCCGCACTCCTGCGGTACGCCAGCACCATGCCTCAGATCGAT ATGGAGTGGGTGCGGATGACCATCGCGATGCCGCTCTTCAGTAATTTCCAGCGAGAGAAATGGCGCATACATGAAGGTGACCTCCGTGGCTGGGGAGGCGAGGAGGGCAACGCTGTGTCCTGGGAAGGGCACGGCCTCAGGAAACCCCTCTCCCTTCCTAAGGTCCTCAT atGGCCTCGTAATCAAAAACTTagaagaggagcagcaggaggaggaggaagaagaagaaagcgctatataaatctgataaataaacaagttgttctg ACCACGCACCCCAGTCATCAATAG
- the LOC128337027 gene encoding uncharacterized protein LOC128337027 isoform X5, with translation MRLKALWWCLFPKRNAKVAAATPGPSIDLPKDPIAEADCMKVEQQWRKIQILAEKDSQDMLVILQYFGYFWHNTEEEPQCFQQKFCKATMNLIEAASASRDGIAILTSIMLTVYKIGQVQPLGENVERCLLQKVLSSFAEVEADSPSECSQPVRKKAAEALQIVLRGWLREDSTTRHLRGLAKILDGWIHHLEHGWVRELCFSASSALLRYASTMPQIDMEWVRMTIAMPLFSNFQREKWRIHEGDLRGWGGEEGNAVSWEGHGLRKPLSLPKVLIWPRNQKLRRGAAGGGGRRRKRYINLINKQVVLTTHPSHQ, from the exons atgag GCTGAAGGCCCTTTGGTGGTGCCTTTTCCCCAAAAGGAATGCCAaggttgctgctgctactccggGACCATCCATCGACCTGCCCAAAG ACCCCATCGCGGAGGCCGACTGCATGAAGGTGGAGCAGCAGTGGCGGAAGATACAGATACTTGCAGAGAAG GACTCACAGGACATGCTGGTGATCCTGCAGTATTTTGGATATTTTTGGCATAACACCGAGGAAGAGCCCCAGTGTTTCCAGCAGAAGTTCTGCAAGGCCACCATG AACCTGATCGAGGCCGCTTCTGCCAGTAGAGATGGCATAGCCATTTTGACCTCCATCATGTTGACTGTCTACAAAATAGG GCAGGTCCAGCCTCTGGGGGAAAACGTGGAGCGCTGCCTCCTCCAGAAAGTCCTGAGCAGTTTCGCCGAGGTGGAAGCAGACAGTCCCAGTGAGTGCAGCCAG cCTGTCAGGAAAAAAGCCGCCGAAGCATTGCAGATCGTGCTGAGAGGCTGGCTGAGAGAGGACTCCACCACCAGGCACCTGCGCGGCCTGGCTAAG ATCCTCGATGGCTGGATCCACCACCTGGAACACGGGTGGGTGCGAGAACTTTGCTTCTCCGCCAGCTCCGCACTCCTGCGGTACGCCAGCACCATGCCTCAGATCGAT ATGGAGTGGGTGCGGATGACCATCGCGATGCCGCTCTTCAGTAATTTCCAGCGAGAGAAATGGCGCATACATGAAGGTGACCTCCGTGGCTGGGGAGGCGAGGAGGGCAACGCTGTGTCCTGGGAAGGGCACGGCCTCAGGAAACCCCTCTCCCTTCCTAAGGTCCTCAT atGGCCTCGTAATCAAAAACTTagaagaggagcagcaggaggaggaggaagaagaagaaagcgctatataaatctgataaataaacaagttgttctg ACCACGCACCCCAGTCATCAATAG
- the LOC128337027 gene encoding uncharacterized protein LOC128337027 isoform X4, with translation MVWRKWIGINSSPSLTRTRGHPMKPKAGTFKGPQKEVHSAEGPLVVPFPQKECQGCCCYSGTIHRPAQSSPESEGGFGEAPFAEGLSIFLSSLVRVVHTDPIAEADCMKVEQQWRKIQILAEKDSQDMLVILQYFGYFWHNTEEEPQCFQQKFCKATMNLIEAASASRDGIAILTSIMLTVYKIGQVQPLGENVERCLLQKVLSSFAEVEADSPSECSQPVRKKAAEALQIVLRGWLREDSTTRHLRGLAKILDGWIHHLEHGWVRELCFSASSALLRYASTMPQIDMEWVRMTIAMPLFSNFQREKWRIHEDGLVIKNLEEEQQEEEEEEESAI, from the exons atggtgtggagaaagtggatcgggataaattcttctccctctctcactagaaccaggggtcatcccatgaaaccgaaggctgGGACATTTAAAGGCCCACAAAAGGAAGTTCACTCG GCTGAAGGCCCTTTGGTGGTGCCTTTTCCCCAAAAGGAATGCCAaggttgctgctgctactccggGACCATCCATCGACCTGCCCAAAG CTCTCCAGAGTCTGAAGGCGGCTTTGGTGAGGCCCCTTTTGCAGAAGGGCTCTCCATCTTCCTGTCCTCTCTCGTGCGTGTCGTCCACACAGACCCCATCGCGGAGGCCGACTGCATGAAGGTGGAGCAGCAGTGGCGGAAGATACAGATACTTGCAGAGAAG GACTCACAGGACATGCTGGTGATCCTGCAGTATTTTGGATATTTTTGGCATAACACCGAGGAAGAGCCCCAGTGTTTCCAGCAGAAGTTCTGCAAGGCCACCATG AACCTGATCGAGGCCGCTTCTGCCAGTAGAGATGGCATAGCCATTTTGACCTCCATCATGTTGACTGTCTACAAAATAGG GCAGGTCCAGCCTCTGGGGGAAAACGTGGAGCGCTGCCTCCTCCAGAAAGTCCTGAGCAGTTTCGCCGAGGTGGAAGCAGACAGTCCCAGTGAGTGCAGCCAG cCTGTCAGGAAAAAAGCCGCCGAAGCATTGCAGATCGTGCTGAGAGGCTGGCTGAGAGAGGACTCCACCACCAGGCACCTGCGCGGCCTGGCTAAG ATCCTCGATGGCTGGATCCACCACCTGGAACACGGGTGGGTGCGAGAACTTTGCTTCTCCGCCAGCTCCGCACTCCTGCGGTACGCCAGCACCATGCCTCAGATCGAT ATGGAGTGGGTGCGGATGACCATCGCGATGCCGCTCTTCAGTAATTTCCAGCGAGAGAAATGGCGCATACATGAAG atGGCCTCGTAATCAAAAACTTagaagaggagcagcaggaggaggaggaagaagaagaaagcgctatataa
- the LOC128337027 gene encoding uncharacterized protein LOC128337027 isoform X1 produces MVWRKWIGINSSPSLTRTRGHPMKPKAGTFKGPQKEVHSAEGPLVVPFPQKECQGCCCYSGTIHRPAQSSPESEGGFGEAPFAEGLSIFLSSLVRVVHTDPIAEADCMKVEQQWRKIQILAEKDSQDMLVILQYFGYFWHNTEEEPQCFQQKFCKATMNLIEAASASRDGIAILTSIMLTVYKIGQVQPLGENVERCLLQKVLSSFAEVEADSPSECSQPVRKKAAEALQIVLRGWLREDSTTRHLRGLAKILDGWIHHLEHGWVRELCFSASSALLRYASTMPQIDMEWVRMTIAMPLFSNFQREKWRIHEGDLRGWGGEEGNAVSWEGHGLRKPLSLPKVLIWPRNQKLRRGAAGGGGRRRKRYINLINKQVVLTTHPSHQ; encoded by the exons atggtgtggagaaagtggatcgggataaattcttctccctctctcactagaaccaggggtcatcccatgaaaccgaaggctgGGACATTTAAAGGCCCACAAAAGGAAGTTCACTCG GCTGAAGGCCCTTTGGTGGTGCCTTTTCCCCAAAAGGAATGCCAaggttgctgctgctactccggGACCATCCATCGACCTGCCCAAAG CTCTCCAGAGTCTGAAGGCGGCTTTGGTGAGGCCCCTTTTGCAGAAGGGCTCTCCATCTTCCTGTCCTCTCTCGTGCGTGTCGTCCACACAGACCCCATCGCGGAGGCCGACTGCATGAAGGTGGAGCAGCAGTGGCGGAAGATACAGATACTTGCAGAGAAG GACTCACAGGACATGCTGGTGATCCTGCAGTATTTTGGATATTTTTGGCATAACACCGAGGAAGAGCCCCAGTGTTTCCAGCAGAAGTTCTGCAAGGCCACCATG AACCTGATCGAGGCCGCTTCTGCCAGTAGAGATGGCATAGCCATTTTGACCTCCATCATGTTGACTGTCTACAAAATAGG GCAGGTCCAGCCTCTGGGGGAAAACGTGGAGCGCTGCCTCCTCCAGAAAGTCCTGAGCAGTTTCGCCGAGGTGGAAGCAGACAGTCCCAGTGAGTGCAGCCAG cCTGTCAGGAAAAAAGCCGCCGAAGCATTGCAGATCGTGCTGAGAGGCTGGCTGAGAGAGGACTCCACCACCAGGCACCTGCGCGGCCTGGCTAAG ATCCTCGATGGCTGGATCCACCACCTGGAACACGGGTGGGTGCGAGAACTTTGCTTCTCCGCCAGCTCCGCACTCCTGCGGTACGCCAGCACCATGCCTCAGATCGAT ATGGAGTGGGTGCGGATGACCATCGCGATGCCGCTCTTCAGTAATTTCCAGCGAGAGAAATGGCGCATACATGAAGGTGACCTCCGTGGCTGGGGAGGCGAGGAGGGCAACGCTGTGTCCTGGGAAGGGCACGGCCTCAGGAAACCCCTCTCCCTTCCTAAGGTCCTCAT atGGCCTCGTAATCAAAAACTTagaagaggagcagcaggaggaggaggaagaagaagaaagcgctatataaatctgataaataaacaagttgttctg ACCACGCACCCCAGTCATCAATAG
- the LOC128337027 gene encoding uncharacterized protein LOC128337027 isoform X3 codes for MEPLWEGQKKAEGPLVVPFPQKECQGCCCYSGTIHRPAQSSPESEGGFGEAPFAEGLSIFLSSLVRVVHTDPIAEADCMKVEQQWRKIQILAEKDSQDMLVILQYFGYFWHNTEEEPQCFQQKFCKATMNLIEAASASRDGIAILTSIMLTVYKIGQVQPLGENVERCLLQKVLSSFAEVEADSPSECSQPVRKKAAEALQIVLRGWLREDSTTRHLRGLAKILDGWIHHLEHGWVRELCFSASSALLRYASTMPQIDMEWVRMTIAMPLFSNFQREKWRIHEGDLRGWGGEEGNAVSWEGHGLRKPLSLPKVLIWPRNQKLRRGAAGGGGRRRKRYINLINKQVVLTTHPSHQ; via the exons atggagccgctctgggaagggcagaaaaag GCTGAAGGCCCTTTGGTGGTGCCTTTTCCCCAAAAGGAATGCCAaggttgctgctgctactccggGACCATCCATCGACCTGCCCAAAG CTCTCCAGAGTCTGAAGGCGGCTTTGGTGAGGCCCCTTTTGCAGAAGGGCTCTCCATCTTCCTGTCCTCTCTCGTGCGTGTCGTCCACACAGACCCCATCGCGGAGGCCGACTGCATGAAGGTGGAGCAGCAGTGGCGGAAGATACAGATACTTGCAGAGAAG GACTCACAGGACATGCTGGTGATCCTGCAGTATTTTGGATATTTTTGGCATAACACCGAGGAAGAGCCCCAGTGTTTCCAGCAGAAGTTCTGCAAGGCCACCATG AACCTGATCGAGGCCGCTTCTGCCAGTAGAGATGGCATAGCCATTTTGACCTCCATCATGTTGACTGTCTACAAAATAGG GCAGGTCCAGCCTCTGGGGGAAAACGTGGAGCGCTGCCTCCTCCAGAAAGTCCTGAGCAGTTTCGCCGAGGTGGAAGCAGACAGTCCCAGTGAGTGCAGCCAG cCTGTCAGGAAAAAAGCCGCCGAAGCATTGCAGATCGTGCTGAGAGGCTGGCTGAGAGAGGACTCCACCACCAGGCACCTGCGCGGCCTGGCTAAG ATCCTCGATGGCTGGATCCACCACCTGGAACACGGGTGGGTGCGAGAACTTTGCTTCTCCGCCAGCTCCGCACTCCTGCGGTACGCCAGCACCATGCCTCAGATCGAT ATGGAGTGGGTGCGGATGACCATCGCGATGCCGCTCTTCAGTAATTTCCAGCGAGAGAAATGGCGCATACATGAAGGTGACCTCCGTGGCTGGGGAGGCGAGGAGGGCAACGCTGTGTCCTGGGAAGGGCACGGCCTCAGGAAACCCCTCTCCCTTCCTAAGGTCCTCAT atGGCCTCGTAATCAAAAACTTagaagaggagcagcaggaggaggaggaagaagaagaaagcgctatataaatctgataaataaacaagttgttctg ACCACGCACCCCAGTCATCAATAG
- the LOC128337027 gene encoding uncharacterized protein LOC128337027 isoform X7: protein MKVEQQWRKIQILAEKDSQDMLVILQYFGYFWHNTEEEPQCFQQKFCKATMNLIEAASASRDGIAILTSIMLTVYKIGQVQPLGENVERCLLQKVLSSFAEVEADSPSECSQPVRKKAAEALQIVLRGWLREDSTTRHLRGLAKILDGWIHHLEHGWVRELCFSASSALLRYASTMPQIDMEWVRMTIAMPLFSNFQREKWRIHEGDLRGWGGEEGNAVSWEGHGLRKPLSLPKVLIWPRNQKLRRGAAGGGGRRRKRYINLINKQVVLTTHPSHQ from the exons ATGAAGGTGGAGCAGCAGTGGCGGAAGATACAGATACTTGCAGAGAAG GACTCACAGGACATGCTGGTGATCCTGCAGTATTTTGGATATTTTTGGCATAACACCGAGGAAGAGCCCCAGTGTTTCCAGCAGAAGTTCTGCAAGGCCACCATG AACCTGATCGAGGCCGCTTCTGCCAGTAGAGATGGCATAGCCATTTTGACCTCCATCATGTTGACTGTCTACAAAATAGG GCAGGTCCAGCCTCTGGGGGAAAACGTGGAGCGCTGCCTCCTCCAGAAAGTCCTGAGCAGTTTCGCCGAGGTGGAAGCAGACAGTCCCAGTGAGTGCAGCCAG cCTGTCAGGAAAAAAGCCGCCGAAGCATTGCAGATCGTGCTGAGAGGCTGGCTGAGAGAGGACTCCACCACCAGGCACCTGCGCGGCCTGGCTAAG ATCCTCGATGGCTGGATCCACCACCTGGAACACGGGTGGGTGCGAGAACTTTGCTTCTCCGCCAGCTCCGCACTCCTGCGGTACGCCAGCACCATGCCTCAGATCGAT ATGGAGTGGGTGCGGATGACCATCGCGATGCCGCTCTTCAGTAATTTCCAGCGAGAGAAATGGCGCATACATGAAGGTGACCTCCGTGGCTGGGGAGGCGAGGAGGGCAACGCTGTGTCCTGGGAAGGGCACGGCCTCAGGAAACCCCTCTCCCTTCCTAAGGTCCTCAT atGGCCTCGTAATCAAAAACTTagaagaggagcagcaggaggaggaggaagaagaagaaagcgctatataaatctgataaataaacaagttgttctg ACCACGCACCCCAGTCATCAATAG